The following coding sequences are from one Gemmatimonadota bacterium window:
- a CDS encoding VOC family protein, with amino-acid sequence MSVTLHSIAIFVHDIDKALKFYNQQLGLPVGKQGSFGFELLESAPHVGVHPAQHPDAKAMVGRHTGLTFEVDDLLALSSKLLAEGVTFLAEPAQQGFGMMAMVKDPDGNVMALWEDNVSQVVAEGPPA; translated from the coding sequence ATGAGTGTCACGCTCCACTCCATCGCGATCTTCGTCCACGACATCGACAAGGCGCTGAAGTTCTACAACCAGCAATTGGGGCTCCCGGTCGGGAAGCAGGGCTCCTTCGGCTTCGAGTTGCTCGAGAGCGCGCCGCACGTCGGCGTGCATCCGGCACAGCATCCCGATGCCAAGGCGATGGTGGGGCGTCACACCGGGCTCACCTTCGAGGTCGATGATCTCCTCGCGCTGTCGTCGAAGCTGCTCGCGGAGGGGGTGACCTTCCTTGCGGAGCCGGCGCAGCAGGGCTTCGGGATGATGGCGATGGTGAAGGACCCCGATGGCAACGTGATGGCGCTGTGGGAAGACAACGTCTCGCAGGTCGTGGCCGAGGGGCCACCCGCATGA